A region of Streptomyces halobius DNA encodes the following proteins:
- a CDS encoding phosphatase PAP2 family protein has translation MAPARLGHRQIAALTSALALLLLVLVVARWSPLMSLDAAVSGGLHRAAVAAPRWTRGNRVLSDWVWDPWTMRALLAGAVWWLVRRGERLLGIWVAATALAGTALQQGLKAVVGRGRPVWPDPVDTARYAAFPSGHAMSVLVAGALALWLLRLHGARPWWRWTAGTMVAVSAAGVGFTRVFLGVHWPSDVVGGWLLGGAVVAGAAYGYTAYGRRVAASGPQHPGGHR, from the coding sequence GTGGCTCCGGCGCGGCTCGGCCATCGCCAAATCGCTGCCCTGACCAGCGCTCTCGCCTTGCTTCTCCTCGTCCTCGTCGTCGCCCGCTGGAGTCCGCTGATGTCCCTGGACGCGGCGGTCAGCGGTGGGCTGCACCGGGCGGCCGTCGCCGCGCCCCGATGGACGCGGGGCAACCGGGTACTCAGTGACTGGGTGTGGGACCCGTGGACGATGCGCGCGCTGCTCGCGGGGGCGGTGTGGTGGCTCGTACGGCGTGGTGAACGGCTGCTCGGGATCTGGGTGGCGGCCACCGCGCTCGCCGGTACGGCGCTGCAGCAGGGGCTGAAGGCGGTGGTCGGCCGGGGCCGTCCCGTGTGGCCGGATCCCGTGGACACCGCGCGCTATGCGGCCTTCCCCTCGGGACACGCGATGTCGGTGCTGGTCGCGGGCGCGCTGGCGCTGTGGCTGCTGAGGCTGCACGGCGCAAGGCCGTGGTGGCGGTGGACGGCCGGCACGATGGTCGCGGTCTCGGCCGCCGGGGTCGGCTTCACCCGGGTATTCCTGGGCGTCCACTGGCCGTCGGATGTCGTCGGCGGCTGGTTGCTGGGCGGCGCGGTGGTCGCGGGGGCGGCGTACGGGTACACGGCGTATGGGCGACGGGTGGCGGCTTCGGGCCCGCAGCACCCGGGCGGCCACCGCTGA
- a CDS encoding glycerophosphodiester phosphodiesterase — MSLLTIGHRGVMGVEPENTLRSFVRAEREGLDVIELDLHLSKDGALVVMHDADVDRTTDGVGPIAERTLAELRELDAGRGERIPVFEEVVEAVRAPLQAEIKDVAAAQTLAAVMRARDLTGRVDVISFHDEALAAIRTLLPGVRTALVGDRYGADIVDRAQAVGATMVSLNIRRLTLELVERAHAAHLKVLGWTVNTHDHLRLVRGLGLDGVVTDLPEIRRAVRFTA, encoded by the coding sequence TTGTCCCTTCTCACCATCGGCCACCGCGGGGTCATGGGCGTGGAGCCGGAGAACACTCTGCGCTCCTTCGTGCGCGCCGAACGCGAGGGCCTCGACGTCATCGAACTGGATCTGCATCTGAGCAAGGACGGCGCCCTCGTGGTGATGCACGACGCGGATGTGGACCGGACGACCGACGGCGTCGGCCCGATCGCCGAACGCACCCTCGCCGAGCTGCGCGAGCTGGACGCCGGGCGGGGCGAGCGGATCCCCGTCTTCGAGGAGGTCGTCGAGGCGGTCCGTGCGCCGCTGCAGGCGGAGATCAAGGACGTGGCGGCCGCGCAGACACTGGCGGCGGTGATGCGGGCACGCGATCTGACCGGCCGGGTCGATGTGATCTCCTTCCACGACGAGGCGCTGGCCGCGATCCGCACCCTGCTGCCCGGTGTGCGCACCGCCCTGGTCGGCGACCGCTATGGCGCCGACATCGTCGACCGCGCCCAGGCCGTGGGCGCGACCATGGTCTCGCTGAACATCCGCAGGCTCACCCTCGAACTGGTCGAGCGCGCGCACGCCGCACATCTCAAGGTGCTGGGCTGGACGGTCAACACCCACGATCACCTCCGGCTGGTGCGCGGCCTCGGCCTGGACGGAGTGGTGACCGATCTGCCGGAGATCCGGCGGGCGGTGCGCTTTACGGCGTGA
- a CDS encoding DUF6421 family protein, which translates to MTEILSPVGVPGGTTTAERVVEHPAWPVLKDAVETIRPWQSKDGSIDLAAEGAPRADAVRREVERMITAVAELAPLLPHDAAYHEALAADLRRWADDGFGVPDFLDSLLAFQPAQQRADGLQHLVLFPMYTQNGNPDRNFEAVVLRMVWPDWLAELERTRYDNPLFCGIAFEDFTAGYDTNSAVLFPETIAVREAPERFTWGGIFCDREAARFRRVSEAAVKTLGLDIPSDIREMLADQDRCQQAFVLWDMVHDRTHSHGDLPFDPFMIKQRQPFWMYGLEELRCDLTAFKEAVKLEAEGYPQARDVQFAVIFDRMFRFPVTGDRVRNYDGLGGQLLFAYLHKHDVVRWTDNTLHIDWERAPKVTNQLCGEIEKLYRDGIDRPKLVHWFAAYDLVSTYLAPHPGSVWAKGPDALDLDQPPRKLVDDVLPDEFPLSMFYEALRKKLRTVIASTKGITADSDTLAAA; encoded by the coding sequence ATGACGGAAATTCTTTCGCCTGTGGGTGTCCCAGGAGGCACCACGACCGCGGAACGTGTGGTCGAGCATCCGGCGTGGCCCGTGCTCAAGGACGCCGTCGAGACCATCCGTCCGTGGCAGTCCAAGGACGGATCGATCGACCTGGCTGCGGAGGGCGCGCCGCGTGCCGATGCCGTACGCCGTGAGGTCGAGCGGATGATAACGGCCGTCGCGGAGCTCGCCCCGCTGCTCCCGCACGACGCCGCCTACCACGAGGCGCTCGCCGCCGACCTGCGCCGCTGGGCCGACGACGGCTTCGGCGTACCGGACTTCCTCGACTCGCTGCTCGCCTTCCAGCCCGCCCAGCAGCGCGCCGACGGTCTCCAGCACCTCGTCCTGTTCCCCATGTACACCCAGAACGGCAACCCGGACCGCAACTTCGAGGCCGTCGTCCTGCGCATGGTCTGGCCGGACTGGCTCGCCGAACTGGAGCGGACGCGCTACGACAACCCGCTCTTCTGCGGCATCGCCTTCGAGGACTTCACGGCGGGCTACGACACCAACTCCGCGGTGCTGTTCCCGGAGACCATCGCGGTACGCGAGGCCCCCGAACGGTTCACCTGGGGCGGCATCTTCTGCGACCGCGAGGCCGCCCGCTTCCGCCGGGTCAGCGAGGCCGCCGTCAAGACGCTCGGCCTCGACATCCCGTCGGACATCCGCGAGATGCTCGCCGACCAGGACCGTTGCCAGCAGGCGTTCGTCCTGTGGGACATGGTGCACGACCGCACTCACAGCCACGGCGACCTGCCGTTCGACCCGTTCATGATCAAGCAGCGCCAGCCGTTCTGGATGTACGGACTGGAGGAGCTGCGCTGTGACCTCACCGCCTTCAAGGAGGCGGTCAAGCTGGAGGCGGAGGGCTACCCCCAGGCCCGTGACGTCCAGTTCGCGGTGATCTTCGACCGGATGTTCCGGTTCCCCGTCACCGGCGACCGGGTGCGCAATTATGACGGCCTCGGCGGACAGCTGCTCTTCGCGTACCTGCACAAGCACGACGTCGTACGCTGGACGGACAACACTCTGCACATCGACTGGGAGCGTGCGCCCAAGGTCACCAACCAGCTGTGCGGCGAGATCGAAAAGCTGTACCGCGACGGCATCGACCGGCCCAAGCTGGTCCACTGGTTCGCCGCGTACGACCTCGTCTCGACCTATCTCGCACCGCACCCGGGTTCGGTCTGGGCCAAGGGCCCCGACGCCCTCGACCTGGACCAGCCGCCGCGCAAGCTCGTGGACGACGTGCTTCCGGACGAGTTCCCCCTGAGCATGTTCTACGAGGCGCTCCGCAAGAAGCTGCGTACGGTGATCGCCTCCACCAAGGGCATCACGGCCGACAGCGACACCCTGGCGGCGGCGTGA
- a CDS encoding DUF5134 domain-containing protein, which yields MHGPPWVGWLLMLLSAATGGYYLARARPGTAGQRVEARGEGLMGLGMAVMAVPATVVAPPSWSPWLYVAVFGVASLWALAYRHLHLVVGSAAMVYMALTMTGTPAAGPAGHAAHAGGTAPGGVPLLTGLLLGYYSLFIIATGIRLASADSSATTATTSTTVTRATGALSATAVAPSGSGTARRPEVLRASRLAMGIGMFAMLLVL from the coding sequence GTGCACGGACCGCCGTGGGTCGGCTGGCTGCTGATGCTGTTGTCTGCGGCGACGGGCGGGTACTACCTGGCACGGGCCCGCCCCGGCACCGCCGGGCAGCGGGTGGAGGCGCGCGGGGAGGGGCTGATGGGGCTGGGCATGGCGGTGATGGCGGTGCCCGCGACCGTCGTGGCCCCGCCGTCGTGGTCGCCCTGGCTGTACGTCGCGGTCTTCGGGGTGGCCAGTCTGTGGGCCCTGGCCTACCGCCATCTGCACCTTGTGGTGGGGTCGGCGGCGATGGTCTATATGGCACTGACGATGACCGGCACTCCGGCCGCGGGCCCCGCCGGTCACGCCGCACACGCCGGGGGCACCGCGCCCGGCGGGGTGCCCCTGCTGACCGGCCTGCTGCTCGGCTACTACAGCCTGTTCATCATCGCCACCGGCATCCGGCTGGCATCGGCGGACTCGTCGGCGACGACCGCGACGACCAGCACGACGGTGACAAGGGCGACGGGTGCGCTGTCGGCGACAGCCGTGGCACCCAGCGGGAGCGGCACCGCGCGACGGCCGGAAGTGCTGCGCGCGAGCCGGCTGGCGATGGGCATCGGGATGTTCGCGATGCTGCTGGTGCTCTGA
- a CDS encoding VOC family protein → MVQVLSSRVLVRPTDPERSRAFYGEALGLEIYREFGTGPERGTVYFLGGGFLEVSGRSTEPSGRTLQLWLQVADAAAAHEELLARGVEVLRPPVREPWGLIEMWIADPDGHRIAVTEVPADHPLRYRP, encoded by the coding sequence ATGGTGCAGGTACTGAGCAGCAGGGTCCTGGTGCGGCCGACCGATCCGGAGCGGTCGCGTGCCTTCTACGGCGAAGCGCTGGGACTGGAGATCTACCGGGAATTCGGTACGGGGCCCGAGCGCGGCACGGTCTACTTCCTGGGCGGTGGCTTCCTGGAAGTCTCCGGGCGCTCCACGGAGCCCTCGGGCCGCACGCTCCAGTTGTGGCTCCAGGTGGCGGACGCGGCGGCGGCGCACGAGGAACTGCTGGCCCGGGGTGTGGAAGTACTGCGGCCGCCGGTGCGGGAGCCCTGGGGGCTGATCGAAATGTGGATCGCCGACCCGGACGGTCACCGGATCGCCGTGACCGAGGTCCCCGCCGACCATCCCCTGCGCTACCGGCCCTGA
- a CDS encoding GNAT family N-acetyltransferase, with protein MPTSELTFRTATVADIPGLVELVESAYRGDSSRAGWTTEADLLEGQRTDPDGVAAVVRNEAGRLLIAERDGELIACCQLEHRGDHAYFGMFAVRPTLQGGGLGKTIIAEAERTALAAWGTREMRMTVIRQREELIAWYERRGYRRTGELSPFPYGDERFGIPQRADLEFELLVKPLG; from the coding sequence ATGCCCACCAGCGAGCTGACCTTCCGCACCGCCACCGTCGCCGACATACCCGGGCTCGTCGAGCTCGTCGAGTCGGCGTACCGCGGGGACAGCAGCCGGGCCGGCTGGACGACGGAGGCGGATCTGCTGGAGGGGCAGCGCACCGACCCGGACGGTGTGGCAGCCGTGGTGCGCAACGAGGCGGGCCGGCTGCTGATAGCCGAGCGCGACGGCGAGCTGATCGCCTGCTGCCAGCTCGAACACCGCGGTGACCACGCCTACTTCGGGATGTTCGCGGTCCGCCCGACGCTCCAGGGCGGCGGCCTCGGCAAGACGATCATCGCCGAGGCGGAGCGCACCGCGCTGGCCGCCTGGGGCACGCGCGAGATGCGGATGACCGTCATCCGGCAACGCGAGGAACTGATCGCCTGGTACGAACGCCGCGGCTACCGGCGTACCGGGGAGCTCAGCCCGTTCCCGTACGGGGACGAGCGATTCGGCATCCCGCAGCGCGCTGACCTGGAGTTCGAACTGCTGGTGAAGCCGCTCGGGTAG
- a CDS encoding IS3 family transposase, whose product MKVVGVDGHKKTHTRSRGTYGAPRVHAVLNREGSGCGRRRVARLMRAAGLQGRHRRRRHLTTIPDPRAATRPDLIVRDFQPDPTELDARWCGDITYIPTEEGWLYLATVIDIASRRVVGWATADHLRADLVANALRARNRILLRCPGRA is encoded by the coding sequence ATGAAGGTTGTGGGTGTCGACGGTCACAAGAAGACCCACACGAGGTCGCGCGGCACCTACGGAGCCCCGCGCGTGCACGCCGTGCTCAACCGGGAGGGCTCCGGGTGCGGTCGCCGCCGCGTCGCCAGGCTGATGCGGGCGGCCGGGCTCCAGGGCCGGCACCGCCGCCGAAGGCACCTGACGACGATCCCCGATCCCAGGGCCGCTACCCGGCCGGACCTCATCGTCCGGGACTTCCAGCCCGACCCCACCGAGCTGGATGCCCGCTGGTGCGGCGACATCACCTACATCCCGACTGAGGAGGGCTGGCTCTACCTGGCCACTGTCATCGACATCGCCTCCCGCCGCGTGGTCGGCTGGGCGACGGCCGACCATCTGCGGGCCGATCTGGTCGCCAATGCCCTCAGAGCTCGTAACAGGATCTTGCTGAGGTGTCCTGGTCGGGCGTGA
- a CDS encoding IS5 family transposase (programmed frameshift): MVDDDLWARIEPLLPPWPARSPGPKPVDDRLCLQGILYVLHQDIAWQLLPLELGFGSGQTCWRRLDRWQKAGVFEQLHRLLLAELNAAGELDWSRACVDGSHVRAKKGESPTGPSPVDRRKTGSKHHLICDGKGTPLRVITTAANVNDITQTLHLIDGIPPVAGRPGRPRRRPESVLGDKAYDSRAVRRELRKRRIMPMISCKGAPNIKGLGKLRYVVEQTFALLHQFKRLAVRWERRLELHDAFLSLACSLICWRRLNKAGS; encoded by the exons ATCGTGGACGACGACTTGTGGGCGCGGATCGAACCGCTGCTCCCGCCCTGGCCGGCGCGGTCACCGGGGCCGAAGCCGGTGGACGACCGACTGTGCCTGCAAGGCATCTTGTACGTCCTGCACCAGGACATCGCCTGGCAACTCCTGCCCCTGGAGCTGGGGTTCGGCTCCGGACAGACGTGCTGGCGGCGCCTGGACCGCTGGCAGAAGGCCGGAGTCTTCGAGCAACTGCACCGCCTCCTGCTCGCCGAACTGAACGCGGCCGGCGAACTCGACTGGAGTCGCGCGTGCGTGGACGGCTCCCACGTTCGCGCGAAAAAAGGGGAGTCGC CGACCGGTCCGTCGCCTGTCGACCGGCGGAAAACGGGCAGCAAACACCACCTGATCTGCGACGGCAAGGGCACCCCGCTGCGCGTCATCACGACCGCCGCCAACGTCAACGACATCACCCAGACTCTCCACCTCATCGATGGCATCCCGCCCGTCGCCGGACGGCCCGGCCGGCCTCGACGCCGCCCCGAGTCCGTCCTGGGCGACAAGGCGTACGACTCCCGAGCCGTCCGCCGTGAACTGCGCAAACGCCGGATCATGCCGATGATCTCCTGTAAGGGCGCCCCGAACATCAAGGGCCTGGGCAAGCTCCGCTACGTCGTCGAGCAGACCTTCGCCCTGCTCCACCAGTTCAAACGCCTCGCTGTCCGATGGGAACGGCGCCTCGAACTCCACGACGCCTTCCTCTCGTTGGCCTGCAGCCTCATCTGCTGGAGACGGCTCAACAAGGCCGGATCATGA
- a CDS encoding HAD family hydrolase → MTTIKGVLFDFSGTLLRIEPAETWLRAVLAATGTAMDEAEIVRRAGELERAGALPGGSRPVEIPAELAGLWEIRDRDAACHREVYTALSRQVPLPRPELYDALYERHMTAAAWHPYPDTADVLAELHRRGIRIGVLSNIGWDLRPVLRAHGLDRYVDSCVLSYEHGVQKPDPELFALACEGLGLAPSEVLMVGDDRTADGGATALGCAYMPVEHLPVDRRPDGLRPVLDLLG, encoded by the coding sequence ATGACCACGATCAAGGGTGTGCTCTTCGACTTCTCCGGGACGCTGCTGCGTATCGAGCCGGCCGAGACCTGGCTGCGGGCCGTCCTTGCCGCGACCGGCACCGCCATGGACGAGGCCGAGATCGTCCGCCGGGCGGGCGAACTGGAGCGGGCCGGAGCGCTGCCCGGCGGGTCCCGGCCCGTCGAGATCCCCGCCGAGCTGGCCGGTCTGTGGGAGATCCGCGACCGCGACGCGGCATGCCACCGGGAGGTCTACACCGCGCTGTCCCGGCAAGTCCCGCTCCCCCGGCCCGAGTTGTACGACGCCCTCTACGAACGCCATATGACGGCGGCGGCCTGGCACCCGTACCCGGACACCGCCGATGTCCTGGCGGAACTGCACCGGCGCGGTATCCGTATCGGTGTGCTCAGCAACATCGGCTGGGATCTGCGGCCGGTGCTGCGTGCCCACGGCCTGGACCGCTATGTGGACAGCTGTGTGCTGTCCTACGAACACGGCGTTCAGAAGCCGGACCCGGAGCTTTTCGCCCTGGCCTGCGAGGGGTTGGGGCTCGCCCCGTCCGAGGTCCTGATGGTGGGCGACGACCGGACGGCGGACGGCGGTGCCACGGCGCTGGGCTGCGCCTATATGCCCGTGGAGCATCTGCCGGTGGACCGGCGGCCGGACGGGCTGCGGCCGGTACTGGATCTGCTGGGCTGA
- a CDS encoding glutamine synthetase family protein, translated as MRAAVTDAQGRLKGKLYDAGHFLDRIAGGGAEMCAYVLATDVEMRPLDGFGLSSWSTGYQDLCVRPDLGTLRRLPWLPGTALVHADAVDHAGRPVEMAPRQLLRRALDRLAGLGLAVKAGLETEFVVYQGSYEEAAAAGHQGLRPLTQENLDYALDHQPAQDAYMRDLARALAGAGLPVEAVKTESAPGQVEVTFPYGDALAACDGHLLFKHAARTVGARAGLAPTFMAAPETGLANGLHLHISLWRDDRPVLADPEVGPGAVSETGPGADAETSPGREAEAGPDAGPAGVVPGHGPAWPSPLARHAIAGLRTGLPELAPLYAPTPNSYKRFQPDSFAPTGLTWGIDNRTCAVRVVGHGDGLHLEVRVPGADANPYLALAAALAAATDGIRAGLEPPAPHTGNAYRAQDTPRLPATLDEALVAFGHSAAAQQAFGPEVVEHYTHLGRIERDVQRRTVTDAERRRWFSRA; from the coding sequence GTGCGCGCGGCGGTCACCGACGCGCAGGGCCGCCTCAAGGGCAAGCTCTACGACGCCGGTCACTTCCTCGACCGGATCGCGGGCGGCGGCGCCGAGATGTGCGCCTACGTCCTGGCGACCGATGTCGAGATGCGCCCGCTGGACGGCTTCGGGCTCAGCTCCTGGTCGACCGGCTACCAGGACCTGTGCGTCCGGCCGGATCTGGGCACGCTGCGGCGGCTGCCCTGGCTGCCCGGCACCGCGTTGGTGCACGCCGACGCGGTGGACCACGCGGGCCGCCCGGTCGAGATGGCGCCCCGGCAGCTGCTGCGCCGCGCCCTGGACCGGCTGGCCGGGCTGGGGCTGGCCGTCAAGGCGGGACTGGAGACCGAGTTCGTGGTCTACCAGGGCAGTTACGAGGAGGCCGCCGCTGCCGGTCACCAGGGCCTGCGCCCCCTCACCCAGGAGAACCTCGACTACGCGCTGGACCACCAGCCGGCCCAGGACGCCTATATGCGGGATCTGGCCAGAGCGCTGGCCGGTGCGGGTCTGCCGGTGGAGGCCGTCAAGACCGAGTCCGCGCCCGGCCAGGTGGAGGTCACCTTCCCGTACGGTGACGCGCTGGCGGCCTGCGACGGGCATCTGCTCTTCAAGCACGCGGCACGCACCGTCGGTGCCCGCGCCGGACTGGCCCCGACCTTCATGGCCGCCCCCGAGACCGGCCTGGCCAACGGCCTGCACCTGCATATCTCGCTGTGGCGGGACGACCGCCCGGTGCTGGCGGACCCAGAAGTCGGGCCCGGAGCGGTTTCCGAAACGGGTCCCGGAGCCGACGCCGAAACCAGCCCGGGAAGGGAAGCCGAAGCCGGTCCCGACGCCGGTCCCGCAGGCGTCGTCCCCGGTCATGGCCCCGCGTGGCCCTCCCCGCTCGCCCGCCACGCGATCGCCGGACTGCGCACCGGCCTTCCGGAGCTCGCCCCGCTCTACGCCCCGACCCCCAACTCCTACAAGCGGTTCCAGCCCGACTCCTTCGCGCCGACCGGTCTCACCTGGGGCATCGACAACCGCACCTGCGCCGTACGGGTCGTCGGCCACGGCGACGGGCTGCATCTGGAGGTCCGGGTGCCGGGCGCCGACGCCAACCCGTACCTGGCCCTGGCCGCCGCGCTGGCCGCCGCCACCGACGGCATCCGGGCCGGACTGGAGCCCCCCGCCCCGCACACCGGCAACGCCTACCGGGCCCAGGATACGCCCCGGCTCCCCGCCACCCTGGACGAGGCGCTCGTCGCCTTCGGCCACAGCGCGGCGGCGCAGCAGGCGTTCGGTCCCGAGGTGGTGGAGCACTACACCCACCTCGGACGGATCGAGCGGGACGTCCAGCGGCGCACGGTCACCGACGCCGAGCGGCGGCGATGGTTCTCCCGGGCGTGA
- a CDS encoding M56 family metallopeptidase yields the protein MMVPVALMILGVLAAAMAPRLMARADWPDREPVLALWVWQCVVAGVLLCCVLAMSLSAAAAWEAVRSPVFRFAPPVVVDAYALQEYGPWAGVLALLLAGGGAWTAVVLTREVRAARARRRQRRADLLRRSPALPGEEPSKERLVLLEDDRPRAWRLHSGSPQLVVTTAALRRLKGRQLDALIAHEQGHARARHDLLLHCASALAVGFPQIPVFAAFRDQVHRLVELAADDVASRRFGRLTIALALVELNEDRGVFGPCPTQLAEVPRRVNRLLAPAPRFTPARRLRMTAYAALLPAVPLLVTFVPGLSALA from the coding sequence ATGATGGTCCCCGTCGCGCTGATGATTCTCGGCGTGTTGGCCGCGGCCATGGCGCCGCGACTGATGGCCCGTGCCGACTGGCCCGATCGCGAGCCGGTTCTCGCTCTCTGGGTGTGGCAGTGCGTGGTCGCCGGTGTGCTGTTGTGCTGTGTTCTCGCGATGTCGCTGAGCGCGGCCGCCGCCTGGGAGGCCGTCCGCAGTCCGGTGTTCAGGTTCGCCCCGCCGGTCGTCGTCGACGCCTACGCGCTCCAGGAGTACGGGCCGTGGGCAGGGGTGCTGGCCCTCCTGCTGGCGGGCGGCGGTGCCTGGACGGCCGTCGTACTGACCCGTGAGGTGCGGGCCGCCCGTGCCCGGCGACGTCAGCGCCGGGCCGACCTCCTGCGGCGTTCCCCGGCACTTCCCGGTGAGGAGCCCTCGAAGGAACGACTGGTCCTCCTGGAGGACGACCGCCCCCGGGCGTGGCGGCTGCACAGCGGTTCGCCCCAACTGGTCGTCACCACTGCGGCCTTGCGGAGGCTCAAAGGCCGTCAGCTCGATGCGCTGATCGCCCATGAGCAGGGGCACGCCCGCGCCCGGCACGACCTGCTGCTCCACTGCGCCTCGGCGCTGGCCGTCGGCTTCCCGCAGATCCCGGTCTTCGCCGCCTTCCGCGACCAGGTGCACCGGCTGGTCGAACTCGCCGCCGACGATGTGGCCTCACGCCGCTTCGGCCGGCTGACGATCGCCCTCGCGCTCGTCGAGCTCAACGAGGACCGTGGGGTGTTCGGCCCCTGCCCCACCCAACTCGCCGAGGTCCCCCGGCGCGTGAACCGCCTGCTGGCACCCGCACCCCGCTTCACCCCGGCCCGCCGACTGCGGATGACGGCCTATGCGGCGCTGCTCCCGGCGGTGCCACTGCTGGTGACGTTCGTGCCGGGGCTGAGCGCGCTCGCGTAG